In Harpia harpyja isolate bHarHar1 chromosome 12, bHarHar1 primary haplotype, whole genome shotgun sequence, a single window of DNA contains:
- the SSR3 gene encoding translocon-associated protein subunit gamma — translation MAPKGGPGGRQQSEEDLLLQDFSRNLSAKSSALFFGNAFIVSAIPIWLYWRIWHMDLVQSAVLYSVMTLISTYLVAFAYKNVKFVLKHKVAQKREDAVSKEVTRKLSEADNRKMSRKEKDERILWKKNEVADYEATTFSIFYNNTLFLVLVIIASFFVLKNFNPTVNYILSISASSGLIALLSTGSK, via the exons ATGGCTCCCAagggcggccccggcgggcggcagCAGTCGGAGGAGGATCTGCTCCTGCAGGACTTCAGCCGCAACCTCTCCGCCAAGTCCTCCGCGCTCTTCTTCGGCAACGCCTTCATCGTCTCCGCTATCCCCATTt ggCTTTATTGGAGGATATGGCATATGGATCTTGTTCAGTCTGCAGTCCTGTATAGTGTAATGACCCTCATCAGTACCTATCTAGTAGCTTTTGCGTATAAGAACGTCAAGTTTGTTCTCAAACACAA AGTAGCACAGAAAAGAGAGGACGCTGTTTCCAAAGAAGTTACTCGCAAGCTGTCTGAGGCAGACAATAGGAAGATGTCTCGTAAGGAGAAGGATGAAAG aattctgtggaagaaaaatgaagttgcagATTATGAAGCAACAACTTTTTCCATCTTCTACAACAATACTCTCTTTCTGGTCTTGGTCATCATTGCTTCATTTTTTGTGCTGAAGAACTTCAACCCCACTGT AAACTATATTCTTTCTATAAGTGCTTCATCTGGACTGATTGCTCTGCTATCTACAGGATCCAagtag